A part of Cannabis sativa cultivar Pink pepper isolate KNU-18-1 chromosome 6, ASM2916894v1, whole genome shotgun sequence genomic DNA contains:
- the LOC115695330 gene encoding calmodulin-like protein 5, producing the protein MFATCRSSIASSKTSIDKSLLSPNKEKKMVNNNKKDELRKVCATFDKNSNGFITKQELTESLRNIRIFMTEKEVEEMLLKLDAKGDDLIDFEEFGLLCESMTGGGGEQGKDEVNGNESLFENEEDLKEAFDVFDRDKDGRISVEELGSILSSLLSIP; encoded by the coding sequence ATGTTTGCCACATGTAGAAGTAGTATTGCTTCATCAAAAACTTCAATTGATAAATCATTGTTATCTCCCAACAAAGAGAAGAAGATGGTCAACAACAACAAGAAGGATGAGCTTAGAAAAGTATGTGCCACCTTTGATAAGAACAGTAATGGGTTCATAACAAAGCAAGAGCTGACAGAATCTCTGAGGAACATAAGAATCTTCATGACAGAAAAAGAGGTAGAAGAAATGTTGTTAAAATTGGATGCTAAAGGAGATGATTTGATTGACTTTGAAGAGTTTGGTTTGCTTTGTGAGTCCATgactggtggtggtggtgagCAAGGGAAAGATGAAGTGAATGGGAATGAAAGCTTGTTTGAAAATGAAGAGGATTTGAAGGAGGCTTTTGATGTGTTTGATAGAGATAAAGATGGGAGGATTTCTGTTGAGGAGTTAGGTTCTATTTTGTCTTCTTTGCTATCTATTCCCTAA
- the LOC115725118 gene encoding uncharacterized protein LOC115725118, whose product MLCLRSNSFRFILFISIFVCFVTTFGASHVSDSFRVSSGFLVEERDLSGLIPPWETTRRILADGAVDNSSLLLAEDRTRRKDPLNGLNRYNGGWNISNSHYWASVGFTAAPFFVIALVWFVIFGLCLSLICLCYCCCSGEPYGYSRIAYALSLIMLILFTIAAIIGCVVLYTGQGKLHNSTTNTLGYVVQQADVTVESLRNVSDYLSAAKRIGVDAVFLPREVQNNIDLIETKINSSATMLSDKTEENSKKIQDGLDSMRLALIIVAAIMLFLAFLGFLFSILGLRTLVYILVVVGWILVAGTFILCGVFLLLHNVVADACVSMDEWVQNPTAHTALDDILPCVDNATAQETLLRSRDVTYQLVKVVDTVVSNITNLNNPPKGIPIYFNQSGPLLPSLCNPFNPDLTTRQCAAGEVHLNNATEVWQNYVCKVNSDGICATTGRLTPTIYDQMAAAVNVSYGLYRYGPFLVDLQDCTFVRNTFTDISHQHCPSLRRHSQWIYIGLVTVSAAVMLSLIFWVIYARERKHRVYTKQFEARAVGGDPSKAA is encoded by the exons ATGTTATGCTTAAGATCAAACTCATTTAGGTTCATTCTGTTTATCTCCATTTTTGTTTGCTTCGTCACTACTTTTGGAGCTTCTCATGTGTCCGACTCATTTCGTGTTTCGTCTG GGTTTCTTGTAGAGGAAAGAGACCTTAGTGGGTTGATACCACCATGGGAGACGACGCGGAGGATTCTTGCGGACGGAGCAGTGGATAACTCATCTCTGTTGTTGGCTGAGGATAGAACTCGGAGAAAAGACCCGCTTAATGGTCTCAACCGCTACAATGGCGGTTGGAATATTAGCAATAGTCACTACTGGGCT TCTGTTGGTTTCACTGCTGCTCCATTTTTCGTCATCGCCCTCGTCTGGTTTGTGATTTTTGGACTTTGCTTGTCCTTGATCTGCCTCTGTTATTGTTGCTGTTCTGGAGAGCCCTATGGCTACTCTCGAATTGCCTATGCTCTCTCGTTGATCATGCTCATTCTCTTTACTATTGCTGCAAT CATAGGGTGCGTAGTGCTGTATACAGGTCAAGGAAAGCTTCACAACAGTACAACAAACACGTTGGGTTATGTTGTACAACAGGCAGATGTAACTGTCGAAAGCCTCAGGAACGTTTCAGATTATCTTTCTGCAGCTAAGCGGATCGGTGTTGATGCAGTGTTTCTGCCCAGGGAAGTCCAGAACAACATTGACCTAATTGAAACAAAGATCAACTCTTCTGCAACCATGCTTTCTGATAAAACTGAAGAGAATTCAAAGAAGATACAAGATGGCCTGGATAGCAT GAGATTGGCTCTTATTATTGTTGCCGCTATTATGCTCTTTTTGGCATTTCTTGGATTTT TGTTTTCGATTCTTGGGTTGCGAACACTTGTATATAT TTTGGTGGTTGTTGGGTGGATTCTTGTAGCGGGAACCTTCATTTTATGCGGTGTATTTCTTCTCCTTCACAA TGTGGTTGCAGATGCATGTGTTTCAATGGATGAGTGGGTCCAGAACCCTACAGCCCACACAGCTTTAGATGATATTCTTCCATGTGTGGACAATGCCACAGCCCAAGAAACATTGTTACGGAGCAGGGATGTCACCTACCAACTTGTCAAAGTAGTGGACACTGTCGTCAGCAATATTACTAATCTTAACAATCCACCTAAGGGAATACCGATTTATTTCAACCAGTCTGGTCCATTGTTGCCCTCTCTCTGCAACCCATTCAACCCCGATCTCACTACTCGGCAATGTGCAGCTGGTGAAGTGCATCTGAATAATGCTACAGAG GTTTGGCAGAATTATGTATGTAAGGTCAACTCAGATGGGATTTGTGCCACAACTGGTCGATTAACTCCTACCATCTATGACCAAATGGCAGCTGCAGTGAATGTGAGTTATGGTTTGTACCGTTATGGTCCATTCTTGGTTGATCTACAGGACTGTACTTTTGTGAGAAATACGTTCACAGACATAAGCCACCAGCACTGTCCTAGCCTGCGACGACATAGTCAGTGGATCTACATTGGGTTGGTGACAGTGTCTGCAGCGGTTATGCTTTCACTGATTTTCTGGGTTATCTATGCAAGGGAAAGAAAGCATCGCGTATATACCAAACAGTTTGAGGCCAGAGCAGTGGGAGGAGATCCATCCAAGGCTGCTTAG